DNA sequence from the Lysinibacillus sp. OF-1 genome:
TCATTTTAATTTGTAAAAATTGAAATTTTATTCATTTACAATCCGCCTCTCATTCCCTTAAAGTATAACCAACAATGCTACTATTGACCTATCCAACTCTCTCCATATAGATGTATAGTTCAAGAGGCAAATCAAGTTTTTTCGTTGCTGTTAAACATTTAATTACCAGTAATGTCACGCTCAAGGATGATATTTCCTCTATTCGCAGTTCCAACTTTTTGGTATAAATAAGGTATTATAGTTAGTATTAGCTGTTAAATAATGAATAATTAACATGCTAAAGACACACCCCTTTTTAACATTCAATCGTCCGGAAGTTTGAACTGATACATAGGAAGGTCTGAACGAAACATTCATACTATAAAATTTTATATTGTACTATTTGGAGGAATTCAATTGAAGTCTCAACGTTTATTTCAACTAGCCATGGCATCTGCCTTAGCAACAAGTGCGATTGTTATCGCACCACCAGCATATGCAGCATTTTTTCCTGATGTTAATTCATCCACTGAAGAAGGAAAAGCTATCATTCAGTTAGCAGAGCGTGGCATTATTTCTGGCTATATGGACGGAACGTTTAAACCTGCAAACCCCATTACACGCACACAGGCTGCGAAAATTTTAGCAGGTATTTTAAAATTAGATACAGTTCATGTAAAAAATCCTCAATTTAAGGACATTAAACCTGGCGATGAAAATTACGGAGCGATTGCCGCATTAGCCAATGCAGGAATAATTAATGGGGCAAATGGTTACTTCTACCCAAATCAAAATATTACACGCGAACAAATGTCAAAAATGATTGCTAAGGGCTTTGGATTAACGAGTCCAAGTAATACACAATTGCCATTTACAGATGTCAAAAAAGGAACTGAATTCGAACCTCATATTAAAGCTTTATTTGCCAATGGCATTACAAAAGGAACGTCAGCCACTACATACGGTCCAAAGAGTCCTGTGAAGCGTTCCCAATTGGCTGCCTTCGTTGTACGTGCTGAAAAAATGTTAAGCAATGCAACCGTTTATGCAAGTCAATTTAAACAGGACTATATCTTTGCGTCTTATGGTGGTCTTGAGCCAGCAGAGGATATTTTCACATGGACTGAAGAGGAAGATATGACAGAGTCTATCACGATTACCCCTATAAAAGAAGGTACGGGCAAATTAGTGATTACTGGATTTACTGATGATTCAGAGGACTTTACAACTATTTTTTATTTAGTTCATGTAAAAAATGTCAATGGAAAGCTGAAGGTAACGCTTGAGGAAGTAAAGGAAGAGGATTATACAGAAAATTCACCACTTGATTTAGCAGAAAGTAATTTACCATTCGTGCCAACTGAGGTAACAGTTCAAAATATGAACGGGCAGGCACTTGCATCGAATTTATACAGCTTTAATCAGAATGATCAAACATTAACTATCTCGAAAAATGGACAGTTCATTGTTACATTTTCAGATGGGACACAGCAACAAAAGATGGCGGCTGATGTGTATGCCTATGACTTTGTTCGCGGTATTGATTTGTACCATTTAACTGACGAATTAACACTATCAACGCCAGTATTACCTTTCGAGCCAGCTAGTGTAGCTCTTGAAGTTTTTGACTTTGAGCCAGCGCCTGTAAAAGCAACTATTCTTAATGGACAACTACATGTTACACCAAAAACAGAAGGTATTGCCATTCTTCATCTAACAGGTAAAAACGAGGAAACAGTCTATCTCTATGTGGAAAGTAAAAAAATTGCTGGACAATGGGCTTTTCTATATGAATTTGATATCTGAAATAATTTTTTAATAGCACAAAATGCCAGAAGAACATTATGAGTCTTCTGGCATTTCATTTTTAGATCGTATTTGCAATTCAGGCGTTCGCTCTAGTTGCTCAATAAATTTTTTCGTCTTAAAGCGGATACCTGTTTGTTCTTCATAGATGGTTGTAATAATTTTTTTGATGAAATATTTTGTTTCTTTTTTTAGCTCTATTTTTCCGATTTGATCGATTGGAACAGTATAAAACATACGTATAAGCTTCAGTTGTGTTGGTGTTAAACGAATGATATAGGGGTCATACTGATAACAGCGATGACATAAAAACCCTCCTTGTGCAAAGGAAAAAGCAAATTCCCCATCGACAGCACCACACGCAGCACAGGCATGTAAAATAGGTTGCACACCTGTATAGGGTAACATTTTCCACTCAACAAATAGTGTGATAGCTTCGGGATCATAGCCTTCCTCAATTGCTTGTAATGCGTGTAATAATACATCAAAAGCAAATGGCTCTGGTTTCCCTTCTTCCACGACACGTTCCACCAGTTCCATGATATAGCTAGCATAGGCAGTGGCCATAATATCTTCACGAATATGACGCATCGAGTTCAAATGCTCTCCTTGT
Encoded proteins:
- the recO gene encoding DNA repair protein RecO; translated protein: MLHKWEGIVLKVRAYGESNKIVTLLTREAGKVATMARGAKKPSSRLASVTQPFTYGMFMVQHHTGMGTLQQGEHLNSMRHIREDIMATAYASYIMELVERVVEEGKPEPFAFDVLLHALQAIEEGYDPEAITLFVEWKMLPYTGVQPILHACAACGAVDGEFAFSFAQGGFLCHRCYQYDPYIIRLTPTQLKLIRMFYTVPIDQIGKIELKKETKYFIKKIITTIYEEQTGIRFKTKKFIEQLERTPELQIRSKNEMPEDS
- a CDS encoding S-layer homology domain-containing protein, which codes for MKSQRLFQLAMASALATSAIVIAPPAYAAFFPDVNSSTEEGKAIIQLAERGIISGYMDGTFKPANPITRTQAAKILAGILKLDTVHVKNPQFKDIKPGDENYGAIAALANAGIINGANGYFYPNQNITREQMSKMIAKGFGLTSPSNTQLPFTDVKKGTEFEPHIKALFANGITKGTSATTYGPKSPVKRSQLAAFVVRAEKMLSNATVYASQFKQDYIFASYGGLEPAEDIFTWTEEEDMTESITITPIKEGTGKLVITGFTDDSEDFTTIFYLVHVKNVNGKLKVTLEEVKEEDYTENSPLDLAESNLPFVPTEVTVQNMNGQALASNLYSFNQNDQTLTISKNGQFIVTFSDGTQQQKMAADVYAYDFVRGIDLYHLTDELTLSTPVLPFEPASVALEVFDFEPAPVKATILNGQLHVTPKTEGIAILHLTGKNEETVYLYVESKKIAGQWAFLYEFDI